The Nicotiana tomentosiformis chromosome 2, ASM39032v3, whole genome shotgun sequence genome includes the window tctctctctctctttttatttatttatttatttattttaattttttatttccaGGTTTCCATTTACTATGTCTACCTCGCTATTGGGTCTGGCATTGCATCCCTTCTACGTAAGTGTACACAACTTGGTTTTTAGTGTCAGTGATATTCTTGGTAAATACACAAAAGTAGTATATCTGTAGTTATAACATGAGTATAACtaaaacatcaaaataccaaaagttACTCTTTTAATAAATAATACATAGAAATTCATCTAAAATATTTGTAATGTGTCCGATATTAATATAAATATAGTTGCACCAAATAAATGTCATAGTCAAAGGAGGCCCACTCATTAGCGGTAATTATTCAATGGATGTCTTTAAGAATATCGGTGCTTTGCGTGCATGTTTTATAAAGGCATAATAGAAGTAAAAGGACAAGTTCAATCAATTACTACCCCACCGTGCTTAGAAAAAAATGTTGTCTTGGTTTATATTATGATAGATATATATCTTTTGGATCAGTAAATTCCCAAGAAAAGGTAATTTCCCAAGATTAATTGTATAATCAATCTAAGTATCAGGAAAGTGTAAAATGAACCAGAAAAGAGAACTAGTAAATTTGAGTTCTTGAACTAAATAGTAATGGAAAGAACATGTGCACTCAATATTGAGAGCTTAATTGTTACTAATTAAACATTACAGAAATGTCATGTTGGATGGTTACTGGAGAGAGACAAGCGACTCGAATTCGGGGATTGTATTTGAAAACAATCTTGAGGCAAGACATTGCCTTCTTTGACACTGAAACTACAACTGGAGAAGTCATTGGAAGAATGTCTGGAGATACTATTCTCATTCAAGATGCCTTGGGTGAAAAGGTGCAGTTTCTTATTAATAACAAATGCTACTGCAATTGACTAATGTTTTAGTTTTCTTGcaataagaaaaaataatcataacaaACGTATGTTGAATGATTCCAGGTCGGGAAGTTCATCCAATTCCTGTCAACATTTGTTGGAGGCTTCATAATTGCCTTCATAAAGGGATGGCTTCTCTCAATAGTATTGGTTTCTTGCATACCTGCTCTTGTCATTGCTGGAGGAGCTATGGCATTGATCATGTCCAAAATGTCAAGTCGCGGACAAGTTGCCTATGCACAAGCTGGAAATGTAGTTGAGCAAACAATAGGAGCAATCAGAACAGTAAAGACTCAAAATAACTATCCAAATCTTTCTACATGTTTTTGTATTAAACGTGCAAATTTAATCTAAAAAACTTGTTAACTTTAGGTTGCAGCATTCACAGGAGAGAAGCTGGCGATAAGTAAGTATGACAGCAAACTAAAAATTGCTTGTGCTGCTACTGTTCAACAAGGGCTTGTTTCAGGCGTTGGACTTGGCACAGTCTTACTCGTCGTCTTCTCTACTTATGGACTAGCCGTTTGGTATGGTTCCAAACTGATAATTGAGAAAGGTTATAATGGTGGAGATGTCATCAATGTTATCATGGCTATAATGACTGGTGGAATGTAAGCATAAAATTCTTTGTTTAAAGCATCTTAATTTTTTTTGCATTGGAAAATTGGCGTAGGCTAAAGAGTGTGCCAACCCTTTTGTTTGTTCTCTTACCAATTTGCAGGTCACTAGGCCAAACAACACCATCATTGAATGCATTTGCAGCAGGACAAGCTGCAGCCTACAAAATGTTTGAGACAATCAACCGGAAACCTCTGATTGACACATCTGACACGAGCGGGATTGTGTTGGAAGACGTCAAGGGTGAAATTGAGCTTAAAGATGTGTACTTCAGGTATCCAGCCAGGCCAGATGTGCAAATATTTAGCGGATTCTCACTTGTTGTACCTAGTGGAAAAACTGCAGCTTTGGTTGGGCAAAGTGGAAGTGGGAAGTCCACAGTTATCAGTTTACTGGAGAGATTCTATGATCCTGAAGCCGGAGAGGTACTCATAGATGGTGTCAATTTGAAGAAATTCCAACTCAAATGGCTAAGGCAGCAGATGGGATTAGTAAGTCAGGAACCTATCCTGTTTGCAACAACCATAAAAGAGAATATCAGTTATGGTAAAGAAAATGCTACTGACGACGAGATTAAGACAGCTATTGAACTTGCTAATGCTGCTAAGTTCCTCAACAAACTTCCCCAGGTAAAATATTTTCCCATTATTCCATATTCACACACATCCAATTAACTGTTAAATAAGCAAAGGATTCTGTAACTTTAAATTCATTCTTTTCATCGCGGCGATCTATAGGGGCTTGACACTATGGTAGGTGAGCATGGAACACAACTATCTGGGGGACAAAAGCAAAGACTTGCAATAGCAAGGGCTATTCTAAAGAACCCAAAAATACTTCTCCTCGATGAAGCTACAAGTGCACTTGATGCTGAATCAGAGCGAATCGTGCAAGAAGCACTTGAGAAAGTCATGGCGAATAGAACAACTGTGGTTGTTGCTCATCGTCTAACAACCATTAGAAATGCTGATCTTATAGCAGTGGTGAATGCTGGAAAATTACTAGAACAAGGTAAGAATTCTACAGAATGTTTACCAAGCTTTATTTTGTGTTTAACTAAGCTATAAGCACTTTTTTTCCCTCTCATCACGAAAATAGGAACGCATGCTGAGTTGATACAAGATCCAAATGGGGCGTATTCCCAGCTTGTGCGAATGCAAGGAGGAAATAGGGAAGAAGAGAACACAAAAAATATGGACCTTGATAAGGTGGATTTAACCACGGATTTGGAGAATAACTTGAGCAGGTCATCAAGTCAGCGATTGTCAGCAGTGAAGCGATCAACAAGCCACGGATCATCTAGACATTCCTTCACACTCAGCTATCCTGTTCCGGGGCTAATTGATATTCATGAAGCAGAAATAGGAGATGAGGGCAAGAAAAAAGAAGATAAAGGAAGCTTAGAGAAACGAAAGAAAGTTTCCATTAGGCGGCTTGCTGAACTAAACAAACCTGAGCTTCCATATTTGCTACTTGGATCGTTGGCTGCGATCATACATGGTCTGATTTTCCCCTTATTTGGACTCTTGCTATCAACAgctattaaaatattcttttatCCACCACATAAGTTGCGAACTGAATCAAGATTCTGGTCACTCATGTACGTTGGCCTTGGTGTGGTAACTTTGCTAGTTGTACCTTTCCAGAACTACTTATTTGGAGTTGCAGGTGGGAAATTGATCGAGAGAATTCGTTCTTTGACGTTTAAGAAAGTAGTCCACCAAGAAATCAGCTGGTTCGATGACCCTGCAAATTCAAGGTATGTTAGCAAATCAATAAGCATTGAATTCTTCCCCTCTAACTTAACATAGTATCACAGGCTAAATAACTGAAATTTTCTCGAGTGCAGCGGTGCAGTGGGTGCAAGGTTATCAACTGATGCTTCTACAGTCAGGACGATTATGGGTGATGCACTGGCACTTATTGTACAGAACATAGCAACTGTAGTAGCCGGCCTTGTGATAGCCTTCACTGCTAATTGGATTTTGGCAATTATAATCCTTCTTGTGTTACCTTTAATTGGTTTGCAAGGATTCCTCCAGACCAAGTTGTACAAAGGCTTTAGTGCCGATGCCAAGGTTTTCCATTTTTCTCATCGCTAAATAAATTTCATTAAAGGTGCTTGAATATAATTTGAATAACCTTCTAGGTGATGTATGAAGAAGCCAGCCAAATAGCAAATGATGCTGTTGGCAGCATCAGAACAGTGGCATCATTCTGTGCAGAGGAGAAAGTGATGGACATGTACCAAAAGAAATGTGAAGGTCCAATGAAGCAAGGAGTAAAGATAGGAATTGTTAGTGGAGCTAGCTTTGGTTTTGGTTCTTTTATACTGTATTGTACAAATGCCTTCTGTTTCTACATAGGATCTGTCCTTATTCATCATGGATTAGCAACATTTGGCCAAGTTTTTAAGGTAAAAGAACTtagttttctctttcttttcagCTCTTGCTTATCTGTATTTAGTTTCTGAAAGAAATCCTTATTATTGCAGGTTTTCTTTGCATTGACACTATCAGCTGTTGGAGTTACTCAAAGCACTGGAATGGCTCCAGATGCTAACAAAGCCAAGGATTCTATAGCTTCTATTTTCGACATTCTTGATAGAAAACCCAAGATTGACTCAAGTTCTGATGTTGGCACTACTCTAGCTGTTATTCGCGGAGACATTGAATTCAAACATGTGAGTTACAGATATGCAACTCGCCCGGATGTCCAAATCTTCAAGGACTTATGCCTAACCATCCCTTCTGGAAAGGTAGTTCCTAGTACTCCCTCTAACATTATAATAACGTGCTTTATCTTTTATTCGACTGGCTTAACATTTCGCTTCTCTTTGTAGACTGTTGCTCTAGTGGGAgagagtggaagtgggaaatcAACTGTCATTAGCCTAATAGAGAGGTTCTATAATCCTGAATCAGGAGAGATATATTTGGATGGTGTAGAAATCAAACAATTCAAGTTAAGTTGGCTAAGGCAACAAATGGGCCTGGTTAGTCAAGAACCAATACTGTTTAACGAAACTATTCGTGACAACATTGCCTACAGCAGACAAGGGAATGCAACAGAAGAAGAGATCATTCAAGCAGCAAAATCAGCAAATGCACACAACTTTGTATCCTCATTGCCTCAAGGATATGATACATCTGTTGGGGAAAGAGGGGTACAGTTATCCGGTGGACAAAAGCAAAGAATAGCTATAGCGAGAGCAATACTGAAGGATCCAAAGATTCTATTGCTAGACGAGGCAACAAGTGCATTAGATGCAGAATCAGAACGTATAGTACAAGAAGCATTGgatcgagtaatggtaaataggaCAACCGTGGTAGTAGCTCATCGCTTAACCACAATCAAAGGGGCTGATATAATTGCTGTTGTGAAGAATGGAGTCATTGCTGAGAAAGGAAGGCATGAAGTTCTTATGAACATAAAAGATGGAGTTTATGCATCCTTAGTAGCATTGCATATGACTTCAACCTGATTACTGAAATCAACATTATTTCTTCATCTTGTGACCAAGACTTAGATAAGGTCtctttttgtctttcttttattCCCACTCATAtacatttctttcttttttctttttcacttttttttttcccGCTTATGTTGCTCAAGTGTACAGTCTCTTGGGGTTATATGATTTGTATTTCAAAATATTGTCAAAGAACAATTTTACCTTTCTCGATAAAATTCTTTAACCCTTTGTTGGATTATGACATCACAACCATGTATAGCAGCAAAAGCATTTTATAGTAATTCATAATTTTCCACCAAAATGACCCCAATAACATCAGAATCTTAGCGAAGTAACGCAAACAACTAGTAGTATATTTAATCATATAGGATAATAACTTAAACATAATACAAATATAGGGATATTGAGGAGTTTCAACTTGCTGGATTCTCATAATTTTCAAATTCTCATAACATCCAAGTAGGATTTCTTATCAAGCTTACGAGCAAATAAACCTCTGAAATAATCTGTAGCTCCAATATTTTTGAACTTTGCCGGGTTTTCAGAGGAAATGATGCTTGGAGCAGGACCAATTTGTCCATCAAGTTTTGGACTGTAAAATGTTGCAATTGAGAGTCTTTCCTTTTCGTTGTTAACCGTTGCTCTATGCTCAATGCTACGGTAGGTTCCATTAGTCACTATCTGCAAATGTATACATACATATTAGTAAATACAGTTAGAGTAAAAGAAAAGGCCAATTTAGCAGATTAATTACCTCTAAGATATCACCAATGTTGACAATGAAGGCATTAGGAAGAGGACTAATAGGAATCCATAGACCATCTTTCTTAATCTGAAGTCCTTCCATTTGGTTAAGTTGAAGGAGAATAGTGAGGCCAACAGCATCTGAATGAGGAGAAAGTCCTATCACTTTCTCTGGTTCGGGACAGGGTGGATAGTAGTTCATCCTCATCGTTTGCATCCCTTCTCCAAACAGTTCCCTCATGTATTCTCCATCCATATTCAATACTTTTGCTATCAAATCAATTATCTTTAAAGCCAATGTTTTCAATTCAGCTGCGTATAGTTCAACTGTTTCTCTGCTTCAACACAACTACTAATTAGCCATCCTGAATTTAGTTGGCATGAGATAACTGCATCTCAAATCAACTCGGATTCAACATATATATGCACAATTGATAGTGCAAAGAATTTTAATGATACTGTATTTTGACGTGTTGTAGCAAGTAAAATTGCCTTATTTTTCATGTTACTAATTCCAGTTTATATCAACACTTACTTTTGGTAAGGTGTTTGGACAAGTTTTTATAAGGAAAAACAGAAGAAGCATAAGCAATTTTTGAGGTTACTGATTTCACTTTTTATGAATGCTTACCCATATTAATCATTTATGGGGAATACCTGAATAGTAGAGGGAGGTGGGGGAAGATATGTTGTTTTCTCAAAAAAGGAGGGAGGGTTGTCAAGAAGAAGAGATCAGCCCAGTCAAGTTTCTGGTCCTCAGAAACAACAAAAGCTTGTCCAAAACCATCCAAATCTCCATCCACTTGCTTCCACATTTTCTTTTGGTCCATTGGTAGGTTGAAGAAATCTTGAGTATCCTTCTTCACTTTCTCAACTAATGAACCACTCACACCGTGATT containing:
- the LOC104104486 gene encoding ABC transporter B family member 9, yielding MADNSGEKIEKGSRKGDQDQKVPFYRLFSFADRLDVTLMIIGTIGAIGNGLTQPLMTLIFGQLVNSFGSSSDDDVVHKISKVSIYYVYLAIGSGIASLLQMSCWMVTGERQATRIRGLYLKTILRQDIAFFDTETTTGEVIGRMSGDTILIQDALGEKVGKFIQFLSTFVGGFIIAFIKGWLLSIVLVSCIPALVIAGGAMALIMSKMSSRGQVAYAQAGNVVEQTIGAIRTVAAFTGEKLAISKYDSKLKIACAATVQQGLVSGVGLGTVLLVVFSTYGLAVWYGSKLIIEKGYNGGDVINVIMAIMTGGMSLGQTTPSLNAFAAGQAAAYKMFETINRKPLIDTSDTSGIVLEDVKGEIELKDVYFRYPARPDVQIFSGFSLVVPSGKTAALVGQSGSGKSTVISLLERFYDPEAGEVLIDGVNLKKFQLKWLRQQMGLVSQEPILFATTIKENISYGKENATDDEIKTAIELANAAKFLNKLPQGLDTMVGEHGTQLSGGQKQRLAIARAILKNPKILLLDEATSALDAESERIVQEALEKVMANRTTVVVAHRLTTIRNADLIAVVNAGKLLEQGTHAELIQDPNGAYSQLVRMQGGNREEENTKNMDLDKVDLTTDLENNLSRSSSQRLSAVKRSTSHGSSRHSFTLSYPVPGLIDIHEAEIGDEGKKKEDKGSLEKRKKVSIRRLAELNKPELPYLLLGSLAAIIHGLIFPLFGLLLSTAIKIFFYPPHKLRTESRFWSLMYVGLGVVTLLVVPFQNYLFGVAGGKLIERIRSLTFKKVVHQEISWFDDPANSSGAVGARLSTDASTVRTIMGDALALIVQNIATVVAGLVIAFTANWILAIIILLVLPLIGLQGFLQTKLYKGFSADAKVMYEEASQIANDAVGSIRTVASFCAEEKVMDMYQKKCEGPMKQGVKIGIVSGASFGFGSFILYCTNAFCFYIGSVLIHHGLATFGQVFKVFFALTLSAVGVTQSTGMAPDANKAKDSIASIFDILDRKPKIDSSSDVGTTLAVIRGDIEFKHVSYRYATRPDVQIFKDLCLTIPSGKTVALVGESGSGKSTVISLIERFYNPESGEIYLDGVEIKQFKLSWLRQQMGLVSQEPILFNETIRDNIAYSRQGNATEEEIIQAAKSANAHNFVSSLPQGYDTSVGERGVQLSGGQKQRIAIARAILKDPKILLLDEATSALDAESERIVQEALDRVMVNRTTVVVAHRLTTIKGADIIAVVKNGVIAEKGRHEVLMNIKDGVYASLVALHMTST
- the LOC104104485 gene encoding oxoglutarate-dependent flavonoid 7-O-demethylase 1-like — protein: MMEENLAATLGGTLAVPSVQELAKDSPEKVPARYLRDDQDFSPIKSSHFISFSDNIPIINMESLLLGDEIELKKLDSACKDGGFFQVINHGVSGSLVEKVKKDTQDFFNLPMDQKKMWKQVDGDLDGFGQAFVVSEDQKLDWADLFFLTTLPPFLRKQHIFPHLPLLFRETVELYAAELKTLALKIIDLIAKVLNMDGEYMRELFGEGMQTMRMNYYPPCPEPEKVIGLSPHSDAVGLTILLQLNQMEGLQIKKDGLWIPISPLPNAFIVNIGDILEIVTNGTYRSIEHRATVNNEKERLSIATFYSPKLDGQIGPAPSIISSENPAKFKNIGATDYFRGLFARKLDKKSYLDVMRI